A segment of the Ipomoea triloba cultivar NCNSP0323 chromosome 1, ASM357664v1 genome:
GCCAGTAATAAGCTCGATCATAAATTGTCCTTGCAAAGGGACCTCCTACAACCGGCGCCCTCAAATGCCCATCTGGATTGTTGGGGGAAGTTACAAACTCGATCACATTTCCAGCTGCATCTGTATCATTCTTCAACAAAGACGGATCTCCTTcgaattcataatttttggtcTCAAAATATTCAGTCTGCGTCTTATAAAGCTGTAGACAAAGAGAAAACCAAATGAATTGAAGGAAATTCTAGAATTTccttccatctcaactaaaagtttaaattgataatgAGATGAGAGTGTGTACCGGGTAAAAGGGGATTTTGGCGACGACTTTTGCCGGTGAAAGGGATGAGGAGTTTTCCAAAGAAAGAGCATAAACAGCCGCATTACAGAGTTGAGCTGAGCCGACACCAAAAACGATATATTTGGCGTCGGTGATTGCATTTCCGGCAACGGCGTGCACTTTCCGGATGTGATTCTCCAGTTGTTGGGAGAAATGTGAAGCATTATCTGGAAATGAATAGCTCATCCGATGCCATCCTGACATTACCACCGCACTGCTAGCTGCATTTTGCACCCAGAAAGGCTCCAGAAACAAAGGATCTCCACTGCTCAATCAACATACATTCATTCTACGCTCCCTCAACTTCAATTAAAACCCTAAATACAACCAATTAAACTCCCTACATaactaaaactttaaattcatcTTATTGCATAGGTTTGCGTTTGTGTATATATgcattgttaaaaaaatttctcAGCAATTCTAACATATATAGAGATGGAGATCATATTTGCATATATACCTGTCAGCATCAGCAAAGCAGTCAGGCAATAAAAGAGAGCAATCATGAGCAGAATAGCAGGTGTGACACTCACAGACAGGTGTAATaccatcatcacccatcttcCTGTCGAGATACGCTATGCCATGGCCGGAGCACTGAAGCGCAGCCaccgcctccgccgccgccgccgcgtcCTGGCTCCACTTCAGCTCCCTGTTTCGCAGGCGGAGCCCCCACTCTCCACCTCCCCCATACAAAATATTCGCAACCAACAAAATACTGAGGAGTACGGAAAGCAGAAGGCAAAACGCATAGCCAAACCCCTGCATCGGTTCTGCTTTTTGGTACCTCCAAATTTAATTTCCTCTGATTACCAATTTGGAGTGCATTCCCTTTTCTTGGGTGCATCCGAGCTGAGCGTGGCAAATAGGGAAGGTGCATGCATTCTGTACGTGGCAAGCTAAGGGAGACATAAACATGAAAACatcacaaatttataaattaaagcaCACGAAAGGGTGCTGACAAAAGACAAAGGCCAATTTATTTGTGAACAAGCTAGCATGCAGTCAGTACGTGGCAACACTGAGGAAAGGATATGGAAATTTCTCCAAAGCCCAGGGTGATTGCTCGTGGCACGCCACCGACTTTTACTCACACGCAGGCTCAGGTCTCCTCCTCAGCCAAATTATGCTTAGAAACcaggttcatgttcacaattttaaaattttatgttcataataatatgtataattttaaatcttaatatacaaaattatattactccatattcataatttttgaacacactatattcacaattttgttatatagatttataaattgtgttatattattgaatatagagttatgaaattgtgagtaTAGAGtcatgaaattgtgaacatagaattttaaaattgtgaacggagttatgtaattgtgaatattgagtttgaaatttacaaatataccgtgtatatatgtaattgtgGAATTCTTGGGAGATGTGGGTCTCATGATGTCCGGTTAAACTAACGACCCACTTTTTAAAATCTTTGCCTTTGAAGGATTAAAATAAGACTttggttatttaaaaaaaaaaattgtcatctTAGTATTTACGGTCAAAGATGTATTATTCTAAATTGACAACTCAACTAAGTTGGTTTAACAAATGGTTTAATAGTTATAATTTTAAGCTTGACTATtataaaaattgtttataaacCTTCTGATTTGAACCACGTCAATTGATTTACTTCATTGTGAAACCagaataaattcataataataaaattaaaaaaaaaaaaaaaacagagtagAGCTAAACGCCTAAACTCTTTGGTTCGCACGTGgaaatcagaatcggaatgggtatcaaataatttgtaatggtaatgaattttggtgaaaatatttaacatgtttggtagttgggtggaatgggaatgattattaataattgaggaagaaaggaggaagggagatgaaacccttatataataagggtatgaattttatcattaatggggtattccaaactcatagtagcatgcacaaaacctatcaaccaaacacaagcaatcactttcatacacattctttatgcctaaacccaccaaccaaacacaccctaaatctttttagccatttgtgtatatgttgAAGCATTAAATCttgaattattataataatgaattattataACCCCATATCTgcctatttcaaaaaaaaaaaaaaaaataaccccATATCTGCCGTACACTACTTATAACATGTCAAGCATTAAATCTTGACCAGCAATAATATAATGGTACAATAGGGAAGAATAACAAaagacttagggtgtgtttggttcgcacatgggaatcggaatcggaatgggtatcaaatacttggtaagggtaatgggttttggtgaaagtatttaacatgtttggtagttgggtggaatgggaataactattaatagttggggaagaaaggaggaagggaaatgaaacccttatttaataagggtatgggttttctcattaatgaggtattccaaacccataatagTATTCTCAAagcctatcaaccaaacactaacaatcactttgatacccataccttatgtctaaacccaccaaccaaacacacccttattgtACCCACAATCACTAGTACACCGACAGACTAATTACTCGCAATAAACACCAGGAAAACAAATTCCAAGTATATTATTTACCTTTGTAACAGCGTCAATGAAATACACAACAAACACTATCCCCACCTGGAAACCAAATTCcaagtataattttctttatgaCTAAAAAAATTCACGGTCATTATTCAAAGTAATAAACATCCCCTTGggacttattagttattacaatGTTGTATTCACATGGTTTTTGCACCATCTTCAATGGCGACCAGCTCCCTCAACCGAGCCAGCAACTGTTCGAAATCGTCGTCCCTCTTGAGGAGGCTGAGGCGCACATAACGATCCTCGGCGCTGAACATGCTGCCTGCTCGCCCTATGATCTTCGCCGCTTCCAGGACTGCACCGCAATCTGTTTCTTCCTCCCTTAAACACTTCACCCACGCATACGCTGCAagttcaattcaattcatacaATCTGCGTTTATTCCCAGTTTCATGACTTCATCAATGGAAATCAAGAACAAAACCTTGTTACCTGGAGAGGGCCCTCGAATTTTCTCGAAAAAATTGCAGTAATTTGGAGAAATTTCTTGGAGGGTGAATCTACGAGACTGGGATATGATCTGGCTCAGCCTTTCCCATCTGTTCTTCATTTTTTCATAGGAAAAGTTGAAGATTCCCCTGCCATCACCCTGGACCACTGTTTTCAGGAGACTCAGAGCCCTCAACTGTGTCTCCTTTGAAATTCCTAGTTCTGCTGTCCTTATATACGCCACCATGTTTTCATACACACTCTTATCTTTTACAATTGCCCACCTGCGTTACCAAAAAAACCaagaaaatgaataataataacccgttcaacatataaatatataacaatataattctCACCCGAATCTGCTTCCAGCATGGCCAGTGAGCTTGGAGATGGTGAAAATGGAAAGATCTTCATCAGCGGCAGCAGGGATGGCAGTGAAATGAGGCCAGTAATAAGCTCGATCATAAATAGTCCTTGCAAAGGGACCTCCTACAACCGGCGCCCTCAAATGCCCATCTGGATTGTTGGGCGAAGTTACAAACTCGATCACATTTCCAGCTGCATCTGTATCATTCCTCAACAAAGACGGATCTCCttcaaattcataatttttggtcTCAAAATATTCAGTCTGCATCTTATAAAGCTGTAGACAAAGAGAAACCCAAATGAATTGAAGGAAAATATAGAATTTctttccatctcaacta
Coding sequences within it:
- the LOC116001793 gene encoding tryptophan aminotransferase-related protein 4-like, with the protein product MQGFGYAFCLLLSVLLSILLVANILYGGGGEWGLRLRNRELKWSQDAAAAAEAVAALQCSGHGIAYLDRKMGDDGITPVCECHTCYSAHDCSLLLPDCFADADSGDPLFLEPFWVQNAASSAVVMSGWHRMSYSFPDNASHFSQQLENHIRKVHAVAGNAITDAKYIVFGVGSAQLCNAAVYALSLENSSSLSPAKVVAKIPFYPLYKTQTEYFETKNYEFEGDPSLLKNDTDAAGNVIEFVTSPNNPDGHLRAPVVGGPFARTIYDRAYYWPHFTAIPAAADEDLSIFTISKLTGHAGSRFGWAIVKDKSVYENMVAYIRTAELEISKEIQLRALTLLKTVLQGDGRAIFNFSYEKMKNRWEKLSQIISQSQRFTLQEISPKYCNFFEKIRGPSPAYAWVKCLREEETDCSAVMEAAKIIGRAGSIFCTEDRYVRLSLLKRDDDFEQLLARLRELVAIEDGAKTM
- the LOC116033490 gene encoding tryptophan aminotransferase-related protein 4-like, with the protein product MGEAMQGFAYAICLLLSVLLNILLVGNILYGGDGEWRLRLPNGELKWSQDAAAAAEAVAALQCSGHGIAFLDGEIGDDGVTPVCECHTCYSGSDCSLLLPDCFADADSGDPLFLEPFWVQNAASSAVVVSGWHRMSYSFPDSSIFSQQLENHIRKVHAIARNAITDGKYIVFGVGSTQLCNAAVYALSLENSSSLSPAKVVAKIPFYPLYKMQTEYFETKNYEFEGDPSLLRNDTDAAGNVIEFVTSPNNPDGHLRAPVVGGPFARTIYDRAYYWPHFTAIPAAADEDLSIFTISKLTGHAGSRFGWAIVKDKSVYENMVAYIRTAELGISKETQLRALSLLKTVVQGDGRGIFNFSYEKMKNRWERLSQIISQSRRFTLQEISPNYCNFFEKIRGPSPAYAWVKCLREEETDCGAVLEAAKIIGRAGSMFSAEDRYVRLSLLKRDDDFEQLLARLRELVAIEDGAKTM